In a single window of the Pseudodesulfovibrio profundus genome:
- the infB gene encoding translation initiation factor IF-2, with translation MTAKVRVEDLATELGLSNKEIIKQLRELGIQAKSQKAVLDDEDVDRLKAELKSTGSKKNEVRRVTGSGVIVRRRRKKSKEAEAEAPEETPVETADAPSEAEAEPPQETAPQAEVEPPAKEETPKEPVAEEAEAKPAKKQKAKKEAPKVRVIKPAVEEAPEETPVAEEAAPEPAPEEAEAPAKEVTPEPEAVTEKQAEPEAVAKEEAKSEEAKAEKEVEAPAPKEEKKAQPAAKGDKPEKKKKKKKKEPEAPKVKIISMPDPNEVKAREEAKAMSQPARRPGGGRPGGGRPGGPGGPGRPGGGRPGGPGRPAGGRPGAPGMPAAQPPMPDGRSKKKKGKKDRRVVEFGNKGREGARFDDSAFPQGRKGRKKKGGRRQNIQQKLEQHKTAPMKAAKRKIRFDEAIRLSDMAHQMGVKAQDLIKALFGMGVMATINQSLDLDTTTLLAGEFGYEVENVSFDEQEFLTPTEADKDEDLLPRPPVVTIMGHVDHGKTSLLDAIRLSNVTDGEAGGITQHIGAYHVQTDRGEVVFLDTPGHEAFTTMRMRGAQVTDIVILVVAADDGVMDQTREAVSHAKAAGVPIVVAVNKIDKEGANPDNVKRELAELELVPEDWGGDTIFAHVSAKQRTGLDELLEMVLLQAEVLELKANPNKHARGHIVEARLDKGRGPVGTMLITEGTINQGDSFVSGVHFGKVRAMFDDQGKKLKKAGPAMPVEIQGFDGLPEAGDELFVVDEEKMARRIAQSRAMKQREKILSAKTKVTLESFLASKPNDEAQSLNLVLKADVQGSLEAVTEALNKLSTDEVKINVVHGGAGAITESDILLAGASEAVIIGFNVRPNLKVKEVAEQEGVEVRFYDIIYKLVQEVKDAMSGMLAPDIEEVYLGQAEVRQTFSVPKAGTIAGCYVPDGKITRGAMVRLLRNGVVIYTGTVSSLRREKDDVREVAKGYECGIGLEKFNDIKVGDSIEAFENKEIARTID, from the coding sequence ATGACCGCAAAGGTTCGGGTAGAAGACTTGGCTACTGAGCTAGGACTCAGTAACAAGGAAATAATCAAACAACTTCGAGAATTGGGAATTCAGGCGAAAAGCCAGAAAGCCGTTCTCGATGATGAAGATGTTGACCGTCTTAAGGCGGAACTGAAGAGCACCGGTAGCAAGAAGAACGAAGTTCGTCGTGTGACCGGGTCTGGCGTCATTGTTCGACGCCGACGCAAAAAATCCAAGGAAGCCGAGGCGGAAGCCCCGGAGGAAACACCTGTGGAAACGGCAGACGCGCCGTCCGAAGCCGAAGCCGAGCCTCCGCAGGAAACCGCTCCGCAAGCCGAAGTCGAACCGCCCGCCAAGGAAGAGACCCCCAAAGAGCCAGTGGCGGAAGAGGCCGAAGCAAAACCTGCCAAGAAGCAAAAGGCCAAGAAGGAAGCCCCCAAGGTACGGGTGATCAAGCCCGCAGTCGAAGAGGCTCCCGAAGAAACTCCCGTGGCAGAAGAGGCAGCGCCCGAACCCGCGCCTGAAGAAGCCGAAGCTCCTGCAAAAGAGGTCACTCCCGAACCGGAAGCAGTGACGGAAAAGCAGGCCGAGCCTGAAGCTGTTGCCAAGGAAGAAGCCAAATCCGAGGAAGCCAAAGCCGAGAAAGAAGTCGAAGCGCCGGCTCCCAAGGAAGAAAAGAAGGCCCAGCCTGCGGCAAAAGGCGATAAGCCTGAAAAGAAGAAAAAGAAGAAGAAAAAGGAGCCTGAAGCTCCCAAAGTTAAAATTATTTCCATGCCCGACCCCAATGAGGTCAAGGCTCGCGAAGAAGCCAAGGCCATGTCTCAGCCTGCGCGCCGCCCCGGTGGCGGACGTCCAGGTGGAGGTCGCCCCGGTGGTCCCGGAGGCCCTGGTCGCCCTGGTGGAGGTCGTCCGGGTGGTCCCGGCCGTCCTGCTGGAGGTCGCCCCGGTGCTCCCGGAATGCCTGCTGCCCAACCGCCCATGCCGGACGGTCGCAGCAAAAAGAAGAAAGGCAAAAAGGATCGCCGCGTAGTCGAATTCGGCAACAAGGGTCGCGAAGGCGCTCGTTTCGATGACAGCGCATTCCCTCAGGGACGCAAAGGCCGCAAGAAAAAAGGCGGTCGCAGGCAGAATATTCAACAGAAACTCGAGCAGCATAAGACAGCTCCCATGAAGGCCGCAAAGCGTAAGATCAGATTTGATGAAGCCATCCGTCTTTCCGACATGGCTCACCAGATGGGTGTCAAAGCTCAGGATCTGATCAAGGCTCTGTTCGGCATGGGTGTCATGGCGACTATCAACCAGTCTCTGGACCTTGATACCACCACCCTGCTGGCTGGCGAGTTCGGCTACGAAGTGGAGAACGTTTCTTTTGATGAGCAGGAATTCCTGACTCCCACGGAGGCGGACAAGGATGAAGATCTGCTGCCTCGTCCTCCTGTGGTTACCATCATGGGTCACGTTGACCATGGTAAGACCTCACTGCTGGATGCCATTCGCCTCTCGAACGTCACAGACGGCGAAGCAGGCGGCATCACACAGCATATCGGTGCGTACCATGTCCAAACGGATCGCGGTGAAGTCGTATTCCTCGATACTCCCGGTCACGAAGCGTTTACCACCATGCGTATGCGTGGCGCCCAGGTTACGGATATCGTCATCCTGGTCGTAGCAGCGGACGATGGCGTCATGGATCAGACCCGTGAAGCTGTCAGCCACGCCAAGGCTGCCGGAGTTCCCATCGTTGTTGCCGTGAACAAAATCGATAAGGAAGGCGCGAACCCGGATAACGTCAAGCGTGAGCTTGCCGAACTGGAACTCGTACCTGAAGACTGGGGCGGAGACACCATCTTTGCCCATGTATCCGCCAAACAGCGTACAGGTCTTGATGAACTGCTCGAAATGGTCCTCCTCCAGGCAGAAGTTCTGGAACTGAAGGCCAACCCGAACAAACACGCTCGCGGTCATATAGTTGAAGCGCGTCTTGACAAGGGTCGCGGCCCTGTTGGCACCATGCTGATCACCGAAGGTACGATCAACCAGGGCGACTCGTTCGTTTCCGGTGTCCACTTCGGTAAGGTCAGAGCGATGTTTGATGATCAGGGTAAGAAGCTGAAAAAGGCCGGACCGGCTATGCCTGTAGAAATTCAGGGTTTTGACGGTCTGCCGGAAGCTGGTGACGAACTCTTCGTTGTTGATGAGGAAAAGATGGCACGCCGCATTGCTCAGTCCCGAGCAATGAAGCAGCGTGAGAAGATTCTGTCGGCCAAAACCAAGGTCACACTGGAATCCTTCCTCGCCTCCAAGCCCAACGATGAAGCCCAGTCCCTTAACCTGGTGCTCAAGGCTGACGTGCAGGGTTCTCTCGAAGCCGTCACCGAAGCGCTCAACAAGCTCTCCACGGACGAAGTCAAAATCAACGTTGTCCATGGTGGAGCCGGTGCCATCACCGAATCCGACATCCTGCTGGCCGGCGCGTCCGAAGCTGTTATCATCGGCTTCAACGTACGCCCCAACCTCAAGGTAAAGGAAGTTGCCGAGCAGGAAGGCGTCGAAGTCCGCTTCTACGACATCATCTACAAGCTGGTGCAGGAAGTGAAGGACGCCATGTCCGGCATGCTCGCCCCGGATATCGAAGAGGTCTACCTCGGCCAGGCCGAAGTACGTCAGACCTTCTCCGTACCCAAGGCCGGCACCATTGCAGGTTGTTACGTACCCGATGGAAAGATCACCCGCGGAGCCATGGTTCGCCTGCTTCGTAACGGCGTGGTTATCTACACCGGTACAGTATCCTCCCTGCGCCGCGAAAAGGACGATGTCCGCGAAGTCGCAAAGGGCTACGAGTGCGGTATCGGACTCGAGAAGTTCAACGACATCAAGGTCGGCGATTCCATCGAAGCATTCGAAAACAAGGAAATCGCCCGTACGATCGACTAG
- a CDS encoding DUF503 domain-containing protein, with protein sequence MIIGVLTLQFHLHGNRSLKGKRKIAQSLKQKLRNKFNVAVAEVEAMDVHEKLVLGVVTTANETARVESRLAKALAMVEAISPAELTNCNTEIFSDSD encoded by the coding sequence ATGATCATAGGCGTCCTCACACTCCAGTTTCATCTCCATGGCAATCGCTCCCTCAAGGGAAAACGCAAGATTGCCCAAAGTCTGAAACAGAAGCTCCGCAACAAGTTCAATGTGGCTGTAGCGGAAGTCGAGGCCATGGATGTACACGAAAAGTTGGTACTGGGCGTGGTTACCACCGCAAATGAAACCGCCCGGGTTGAAAGCCGGTTGGCAAAGGCTCTCGCAATGGTCGAAGCCATCTCGCCGGCAGAACTGACGAACTGTAATACCGAGATATTCAGCGACTCGGACTAA
- the rbfA gene encoding 30S ribosome-binding factor RbfA gives MKASTSRRAVSMGNQVMREVATLLVEEAHDPRLQLVTLSGVRMNANLRIAEIFYTVSGDEAHRKEVQAGLEKASGFLRSQIGRRLKLQYTPELRFIFDDFLEDVVYGKPNQAD, from the coding sequence ATGAAAGCTTCAACATCCCGCCGTGCCGTAAGCATGGGAAATCAGGTCATGCGCGAAGTGGCGACCTTGCTTGTGGAAGAGGCACACGACCCTCGCCTGCAACTGGTTACGCTGTCCGGTGTTCGGATGAATGCCAACCTGCGCATAGCCGAAATATTTTACACGGTCTCCGGCGACGAAGCACATCGCAAGGAAGTACAGGCAGGTCTGGAAAAAGCCAGCGGATTCCTGCGGTCCCAGATCGGACGCCGCCTGAAATTGCAGTATACTCCGGAACTGCGTTTCATCTTTGACGATTTTCTTGAGGATGTAGTGTATGGAAAGCCCAATCAAGCAGATTAG
- a CDS encoding DHH family phosphoesterase codes for MESPIKQISRVLRSEDDFLVVSHYNPDGDALGSTCAMGHILKALGKQFTLYNTSGVPQRYDFVNKPAEILTELPERLPKWTIVLDCGAKDRMGDELMKRVDQTRIIDIDHHLGNGDYGEINWVDVRQPAVGSMIAELATELEVPLIGGLAECIYLAVATDTGFFSYGSTTPESLELAATMLRHGLDLARMNERITKQWSEERMRLWSEVMSDVQLFADKRVAVGTITQEIFERTGTTSGDTENIINFIRRLKSVRVAAILREEGENCYKFSLRSYGNDNVQEIASQFGGGGHKNASGGTIEAPLDEARELLVSAITAALELD; via the coding sequence ATGGAAAGCCCAATCAAGCAGATTAGCCGAGTACTGCGCTCAGAAGACGACTTTCTGGTTGTCTCGCACTACAACCCGGACGGCGACGCCCTCGGGTCGACATGTGCCATGGGCCACATTCTCAAAGCTTTGGGTAAGCAGTTCACGCTGTACAACACGTCCGGCGTTCCTCAGCGATACGACTTTGTGAACAAGCCTGCCGAGATTCTTACGGAACTGCCCGAGCGCCTTCCCAAATGGACCATTGTTCTCGATTGCGGAGCAAAGGACCGTATGGGTGACGAGCTGATGAAACGGGTGGACCAAACCCGCATCATCGATATTGATCACCATCTGGGTAACGGCGACTATGGCGAAATAAACTGGGTCGATGTCAGGCAACCGGCAGTAGGTTCCATGATCGCGGAACTGGCCACTGAGCTGGAAGTCCCGCTGATCGGCGGACTGGCCGAGTGCATTTACCTGGCTGTCGCAACTGATACAGGCTTCTTCTCCTATGGTTCCACCACACCGGAATCTCTGGAGCTTGCTGCAACCATGCTCCGCCACGGACTTGACCTTGCCCGTATGAATGAGCGCATCACAAAACAGTGGAGCGAAGAGCGCATGCGCCTGTGGTCCGAGGTCATGAGCGACGTCCAACTGTTTGCAGACAAACGCGTTGCCGTCGGCACGATCACACAGGAAATTTTCGAGCGCACCGGCACGACTTCGGGCGATACCGAAAACATCATCAATTTCATCCGCCGCCTGAAATCCGTTCGTGTGGCAGCCATCCTTCGCGAAGAAGGAGAGAACTGCTACAAGTTCAGCCTGCGCTCCTACGGCAACGACAATGTCCAGGAAATAGCCTCCCAATTCGGTGGCGGCGGACATAAAAACGCTTCCGGCGGGACCATCGAGGCACCGCTGGATGAAGCCCGCGAACTCCTGGTTTCCGCCATAACTGCGGCGTTGGAGTTGGACTAG
- the truB gene encoding tRNA pseudouridine(55) synthase TruB, which translates to MGRKRKRSKEQCDGVLVLNKPSGPTSADCLNDIKHQLKQYKIGHAGTLDPLASGVLLVMLGHGTKLGPYLTGATKTYTGTFRLGMTTDTLDIQGETVSESEVNVTAEDVEREILYWKELTEQEVPAYSAAKHKGKPLYALARAGEDVPVKIKPIVISHVEMLDVRLPEASFRVSCSAGTYIRSLVHSLGKRMGCGAVLTSLNREESEPFGLDKAYELADVLEHPESFPDKVIPLRDTLPHWPRFQLTEPLSGLVMNGTWLPVNDEPGEMLAGELGDQAMLLDHEGKPLALVEAKLQDNKPKWSILRGLWGQD; encoded by the coding sequence ATGGGACGTAAAAGAAAGCGCAGCAAAGAGCAGTGCGATGGAGTCCTGGTTCTGAACAAACCGTCAGGACCGACTTCTGCTGATTGTCTCAACGACATCAAGCACCAGCTCAAGCAATACAAGATCGGTCATGCCGGAACGCTCGACCCCTTGGCTTCAGGTGTTTTGTTGGTCATGCTCGGGCACGGTACAAAGCTTGGTCCGTATCTCACTGGCGCAACAAAAACCTATACCGGAACATTTCGCCTTGGAATGACGACGGATACCCTCGATATTCAAGGGGAAACCGTTTCAGAAAGCGAAGTAAACGTTACTGCCGAAGATGTCGAACGTGAAATTTTATATTGGAAAGAGTTGACAGAGCAGGAAGTTCCGGCCTATTCCGCAGCCAAACACAAGGGCAAGCCTTTGTATGCCTTAGCCCGTGCGGGCGAAGACGTACCGGTAAAAATCAAGCCCATAGTTATTTCTCATGTGGAAATGCTGGACGTACGATTGCCAGAGGCATCGTTCAGGGTCAGTTGCTCCGCCGGCACTTACATACGCTCCCTGGTCCACAGCTTGGGGAAGCGAATGGGGTGCGGCGCTGTGCTGACCAGCCTGAACCGCGAAGAGAGTGAACCTTTCGGACTCGACAAGGCTTACGAACTCGCGGACGTTCTGGAGCATCCGGAATCCTTTCCGGACAAGGTGATTCCCTTACGGGATACCCTTCCTCACTGGCCCCGGTTTCAATTGACTGAACCACTGTCAGGACTCGTCATGAACGGGACCTGGCTGCCGGTCAACGATGAACCGGGAGAAATGCTGGCAGGAGAACTCGGCGATCAGGCCATGCTGCTTGATCACGAAGGAAAACCGCTGGCGCTGGTAGAGGCGAAGCTTCAGGACAACAAACCCAAATGGTCCATTTTACGTGGCCTGTGGGGACAGGACTGA
- the rpsO gene encoding 30S ribosomal protein S15, with translation MVMTAEDKQKIIDEYKTCEGDTGSPEVQIALVTARIQYLAEHFKTHKKDHHSRTGLLKLVGQRRKMLKYLANKDIQRYRDLIGRLGLRK, from the coding sequence GTGGTGATGACTGCTGAAGACAAGCAAAAGATCATTGATGAGTACAAGACCTGTGAAGGCGACACCGGTTCCCCGGAAGTGCAGATCGCACTCGTAACCGCCCGCATCCAGTACCTTGCCGAACACTTCAAGACCCACAAGAAGGACCACCACTCCCGCACCGGTCTTCTGAAATTGGTCGGCCAGCGCAGGAAAATGCTCAAGTACCTTGCTAACAAGGACATCCAGCGCTACCGTGACCTCATTGGTCGCCTCGGCCTGCGCAAGTAG
- the pnp gene encoding polyribonucleotide nucleotidyltransferase, with amino-acid sequence MLTPFDSTSVTANVGDIDITIETGKYARQASGAVTISSGNTTVLVTAVTQPLAVDRGFFPLTCNYQEMAYAAGRVPGNYFRREGRPSEHETLVSRLIDRPIRPLFAEGFADEVQIIATVLSADKHVNPDVLALTGASAACHISKMPFLGPIVGARVGYVNNEFVLYPSYKGIEEQSSLNLVFAATRDAMVMVEGGAQFISEDIIADALAWGHEQVMPLFDIQDQLREKVGVPKLEVAAPEQDQEIVEFLGDFITEDLEKALTTPEKMVRYAAKDAAKKKAQEAVAEKFPEDEAKLKAVGDVIGDMTKKIVRERIVKEGKRIDGRDTTTVRPLSIETGLLQQTHGSVLFRRGETSALAVATLGSTRDEQRYDSLLGDATKRFMLHYNFPPYCVGEARMLRGTSRREVGHGALAERALSPVLPSPEEFPFTIRVVSEIMESNGSSSMASVCGATLSLMDAGVPITEPVAGIAMGLCKENDEYFILTDILGDEDALGDMDFKVAGTRDGITAIQMDIKIAGIPQDVLKKALHQAKDARIHILDHMAEELETPRESLSELAPQMAVVHIDPEKIRSVIGPGGKNIKAITAETEADIDIEDSGKISIFAPTMASMEKAKEMVLYYDQKPEPGKNYLGTVRKVLEVGALVEILPGQEGMLHISQLDFERVERVEDVVQLGQEVWVKCIALEPGGRIRLSRKAWLMEEAGQEVNLDDFKRPAPRGGDRGDRGGRRDNRGGRDNRGGGRRDNRGGGRR; translated from the coding sequence ATGTTGACCCCCTTTGATTCGACCAGTGTCACCGCAAATGTCGGCGACATCGACATCACTATTGAAACCGGTAAATACGCCCGACAGGCAAGCGGCGCAGTTACCATTTCTTCCGGCAATACGACCGTACTGGTCACTGCCGTTACCCAGCCCCTTGCCGTTGATCGCGGCTTCTTCCCGCTGACCTGTAACTATCAGGAAATGGCATACGCCGCCGGTCGCGTTCCGGGTAACTACTTCCGTCGTGAAGGACGTCCTTCCGAGCACGAAACCCTGGTTTCCCGCCTCATCGACCGTCCTATTCGTCCGCTCTTCGCAGAAGGTTTTGCCGACGAAGTACAGATCATTGCAACCGTTCTGTCCGCTGACAAACACGTCAATCCGGACGTTCTGGCGCTGACTGGTGCTTCCGCAGCCTGCCACATCTCCAAGATGCCCTTCCTCGGCCCCATCGTTGGTGCCCGTGTCGGATACGTGAACAACGAGTTTGTTCTGTATCCTTCTTATAAAGGTATTGAAGAGCAGTCTTCCCTGAACCTCGTCTTCGCGGCAACCCGCGACGCCATGGTCATGGTAGAAGGTGGCGCTCAGTTCATCTCCGAAGACATCATTGCCGATGCTCTGGCCTGGGGCCATGAGCAGGTCATGCCGCTCTTCGACATTCAGGACCAGCTTCGCGAGAAAGTCGGTGTACCCAAGCTCGAAGTCGCTGCCCCCGAGCAGGATCAGGAAATCGTTGAATTTCTGGGCGACTTCATCACCGAAGACCTTGAGAAAGCACTGACCACCCCTGAGAAGATGGTTCGTTATGCTGCCAAGGACGCTGCAAAGAAAAAGGCACAGGAAGCTGTTGCCGAAAAATTCCCCGAAGACGAAGCCAAGCTCAAAGCTGTTGGCGATGTCATCGGCGATATGACCAAGAAAATCGTTCGCGAGCGCATCGTGAAAGAAGGCAAGCGTATCGATGGCCGCGACACCACCACGGTTCGCCCGCTGTCCATCGAAACCGGCCTGCTGCAGCAGACCCACGGTTCCGTGCTCTTCCGCCGCGGTGAGACCTCTGCTCTGGCAGTCGCCACCCTCGGCTCCACTCGCGATGAGCAACGCTACGACTCCCTGCTGGGCGATGCTACCAAGCGCTTCATGCTCCATTACAACTTCCCCCCATACTGCGTGGGTGAAGCTCGTATGCTGCGCGGCACCTCCCGTCGTGAAGTCGGCCACGGTGCCCTGGCTGAACGCGCTCTGTCCCCGGTACTCCCGAGCCCCGAGGAATTCCCGTTCACCATCCGTGTTGTCTCCGAGATCATGGAGTCCAACGGTTCCTCTTCCATGGCTTCCGTATGCGGCGCCACCCTGTCCCTGATGGACGCTGGTGTCCCCATCACCGAGCCGGTTGCCGGTATCGCCATGGGCCTGTGCAAGGAGAACGACGAGTACTTCATCCTCACCGACATCCTCGGTGATGAAGACGCACTGGGCGACATGGACTTCAAGGTCGCCGGTACTCGCGATGGCATCACCGCCATTCAGATGGACATCAAGATCGCCGGTATCCCACAGGACGTTCTGAAGAAGGCCCTGCACCAGGCAAAAGACGCACGTATCCACATCCTCGACCACATGGCCGAAGAACTGGAAACCCCGCGTGAGTCCCTGTCCGAGCTGGCTCCGCAGATGGCTGTTGTTCACATTGATCCCGAAAAGATCCGTTCTGTCATCGGACCCGGTGGCAAGAACATCAAGGCGATCACTGCTGAGACCGAAGCCGACATCGATATCGAAGATTCCGGTAAAATCTCCATCTTCGCCCCGACCATGGCATCCATGGAAAAGGCCAAGGAAATGGTCCTCTACTACGACCAGAAGCCCGAACCGGGCAAGAACTACCTCGGCACCGTCCGTAAAGTTCTCGAAGTGGGCGCCCTTGTCGAGATTCTCCCCGGCCAGGAAGGCATGCTCCACATTTCCCAGCTCGACTTCGAGCGCGTGGAACGTGTGGAAGACGTGGTCCAGCTCGGCCAGGAAGTATGGGTCAAGTGCATCGCACTGGAACCCGGCGGACGCATCCGTCTCTCCCGCAAGGCATGGCTCATGGAAGAAGCCGGTCAGGAAGTCAACCTGGACGACTTCAAGCGCCCTGCACCTCGCGGTGGTGACCGTGGTGACCGCGGTGGTCGCCGTGACAATCGCGGTGGACGCGACAATCGTGGCGGTGGTCGCCGCGACAACCGTGGCGGCGGACGTCGCTAG
- the uxx1 gene encoding UXX-star selenoprotein family 1, with the protein MTQIVIYGKPTCPHTKRALEAYPQAEFVDVLVSDDNMNKMLALSDGRRRIPVIVDGDAISLGFNGGS; encoded by the coding sequence ATGACGCAAATCGTGATTTACGGAAAACCGACCTGTCCGCACACAAAGCGCGCTTTGGAAGCTTACCCTCAGGCCGAATTTGTTGATGTACTGGTTTCTGATGACAACATGAATAAGATGCTGGCTCTCTCGGATGGGAGACGACGAATTCCTGTCATCGTCGATGGGGATGCTATTTCCCTGGGATTCAATGGTGGTTCATGA
- the amrB gene encoding AmmeMemoRadiSam system protein B encodes MLRQPVVAGRFYDDNPTRLNEMVDRFMGESQQDAASTLLAMVPHAGYIFSGAVCGQTLAKANLADTIVLLGPNHTGRGERFSVWNEGSWNIPGGSVSVDEELAAKLLEATPLLSADTAAHTGEHSLEVILPFLHRLNPKTTIVPIAISAFEFDALQQVGESIGAVLKSLGRPVSIVVSSDMSHYISHDQAKEKDTLALDAAVSLDPRGLFSTVREHEISMCGVLPMTTGLFAALAMGATKGDLVTYATSGEVSGDFDQVVGYAGVLVS; translated from the coding sequence ATGCTAAGGCAACCTGTGGTCGCCGGTCGGTTTTACGATGATAATCCGACCCGCTTGAACGAAATGGTGGACAGATTTATGGGCGAATCCCAACAGGACGCTGCTTCAACGTTGTTGGCCATGGTTCCCCATGCGGGATATATCTTTTCTGGCGCGGTGTGCGGACAGACTCTTGCCAAGGCGAATCTGGCCGACACCATCGTCCTGCTCGGCCCGAATCATACCGGGCGCGGTGAACGCTTTTCCGTGTGGAATGAAGGGAGTTGGAATATCCCGGGTGGTTCCGTCTCTGTGGATGAGGAACTGGCAGCCAAACTTCTGGAAGCCACTCCGTTGTTGAGCGCGGATACGGCCGCACATACGGGTGAGCATTCACTTGAAGTCATACTGCCTTTCCTGCATCGCTTGAATCCCAAGACCACGATTGTTCCCATAGCCATTTCGGCATTCGAGTTCGATGCGCTGCAACAGGTCGGGGAGAGTATCGGAGCTGTACTTAAATCGTTGGGCCGCCCCGTGTCCATTGTTGTCAGCTCGGACATGAGCCATTACATCAGTCATGATCAGGCCAAGGAAAAGGATACGCTGGCACTGGATGCAGCCGTGAGCCTGGACCCGCGGGGCTTGTTCTCAACAGTTCGTGAGCATGAAATATCCATGTGCGGCGTTCTCCCGATGACAACCGGGCTTTTTGCTGCTCTCGCAATGGGAGCGACCAAGGGGGATTTAGTGACATATGCCACGTCCGGTGAAGTCTCAGGCGATTTTGATCAGGTTGTCGGTTACGCCGGTGTTCTTGTCAGTTGA